Proteins encoded by one window of Inmirania thermothiophila:
- a CDS encoding CoA-transferase subunit beta, translated as MAYSTQELMIIAAAREIADREVVFVGMRLPIMAFGVARATHAPDAVGLFECGLVRHTPASGMLYTMGDPPNQEGAAWATGTVQLLGLLQGGRVDVGFIGGAEVDRFGNVNTSYIGDPRRPKVKLPGSGGAADIAAMAHRLLVIINHERRRLVERVDYVTSVGHLDGGASRRRAGLRRGGTAAVITDKAILRPWGPERELHLASWHPGTTPDEVRDATGWDLRLHPEARPTPPPTEAELAALRRLDPEGFWR; from the coding sequence ATGGCCTACTCCACCCAGGAGCTCATGATCATCGCGGCGGCACGCGAGATCGCCGACCGCGAGGTGGTCTTCGTGGGCATGCGCCTGCCCATCATGGCCTTCGGCGTCGCCCGCGCCACCCACGCCCCGGACGCCGTGGGGCTGTTCGAGTGCGGGCTGGTGCGCCACACGCCGGCGTCGGGGATGCTCTACACCATGGGCGATCCGCCCAACCAGGAGGGGGCGGCCTGGGCCACGGGGACGGTGCAGCTCCTGGGGCTGCTGCAGGGCGGGCGCGTGGACGTGGGCTTCATCGGCGGGGCCGAGGTGGACCGCTTCGGCAACGTCAACACCTCCTACATCGGCGATCCCCGCCGGCCGAAGGTGAAGCTGCCGGGATCGGGCGGCGCCGCCGACATCGCCGCCATGGCCCACCGCCTGCTCGTGATCATCAACCACGAGCGGCGCCGCCTCGTCGAGCGGGTCGACTACGTCACCTCCGTCGGCCACCTCGACGGCGGCGCATCGCGCCGCCGCGCCGGCCTGCGCCGGGGCGGCACCGCCGCCGTCATCACCGACAAGGCCATCCTCCGCCCCTGGGGTCCGGAGCGGGAGCTGCACCTGGCCTCCTGGCACCCGGGCACCACCCCCGACGAGGTCCGCGATGCCACCGGCTGGGACCTGCGGCTGCACCCGGAGGCGCGGCCGACCCCGCCCCCCACCGAGGCGGAGCTGGCGGCGCTGCGCCGGCTCGACCCCGAGGGCTTCTGGCGCTAG
- a CDS encoding enoyl-CoA hydratase-related protein, which produces MAEGLRRVDHGDWLELRLARPARRNALDRATIEALAEAVEAAARRPGLRALVLRGDGGRFCAGQDLNERYRRPGEPAPDLGAALRGGLNRVVAGLAALPAVAVAVVEGVAAGAGAGLALACDLALMAEEARLSLPFARLGLVPDTGLTWYLPRRAGRARAMGLALLGGEIGGAEAAAWGLVWQAVPQAGLDEALEALLGRLRAVPAGTVQAVKRALRAAETQGLGAQLRLEAALQAEAGRSAFYREAVAAFIERRREERR; this is translated from the coding sequence ATGGCCGAGGGGCTGCGCAGGGTCGATCACGGCGACTGGCTCGAGCTGCGCCTGGCGCGGCCGGCGCGGCGCAACGCGCTCGACCGCGCCACCATCGAGGCGCTGGCCGAGGCGGTGGAGGCGGCGGCGCGCCGGCCCGGGCTGCGGGCGCTGGTGCTGCGGGGCGACGGCGGCAGGTTCTGCGCCGGACAGGACCTCAACGAGCGCTACCGGCGTCCCGGTGAGCCGGCGCCGGACCTCGGCGCGGCGCTGCGCGGGGGCCTCAACCGGGTGGTGGCGGGGCTCGCGGCGCTGCCGGCGGTGGCGGTGGCGGTGGTGGAGGGCGTCGCCGCGGGGGCGGGGGCCGGTCTGGCGCTCGCCTGCGACCTCGCGCTGATGGCGGAGGAGGCGCGGCTGAGCCTGCCCTTCGCGCGGCTCGGGCTGGTCCCGGACACGGGCCTGACCTGGTATCTGCCGCGGCGGGCCGGGCGGGCGCGGGCGATGGGGCTCGCCCTGCTCGGGGGCGAGATCGGCGGCGCCGAGGCGGCGGCGTGGGGCCTCGTCTGGCAGGCGGTGCCGCAGGCGGGCCTCGACGAGGCGCTGGAGGCGCTGCTCGGGCGGCTGCGTGCGGTGCCGGCGGGGACGGTGCAGGCGGTCAAGCGGGCCCTGCGCGCGGCCGAGACGCAGGGCCTCGGGGCGCAGCTTCGCCTCGAGGCGGCGCTGCAGGCGGAGGCCGGGCGCAGCGCCTTCTACCGCGAGGCGGTGGCGGCCTTCATCGAGCGCCGGCGGGAGGAGAGGCGATGA
- the boxC gene encoding 2,3-epoxybenzoyl-CoA dihydrolase: MAQSEQAFDTGAQAPRVDFQTHPDRYRHWRLEIDGRIALLSMDVQEDGGLRPGYELKLNSYDLGVDIELYDAVQRLRFEHPEVGAVIIASGKGECFCAGANIRMLGQSSHEHKVNFCKFTNETRLGIEDATAHSGQTYLTVVNGVAAGGGYELALATDYILMADDGSTAVSLPEVPLLAVLPGTGGLTRLVDKRKVRRDLADVFCTIAEGIKGRRAVEWGLVDELAPKSRLMEVARERAAAFAARSDRPADGRGVELAPLERRFETDAVHYPHVSVRIDRAHRVAYWTVRGPQGPQPQDPEGILAAGAGYWPLALARELDDAILHMRLNEDRIGTWVLRTEGDAARVLETDAVLLAHHGHWLVREIVLYLKRTLKRLDVTSRSLFAFIEPGSCFAGTLLELALAADRSYMLDGTFEDVEAPAPTVVLGEMNFGPLPMGNGLSRLETRFLGDPARVEALRSRIGEPLDAAAALEAGLVTFAPDDIDWEDEVRLAVEERASFSPDALTGMEANLRFAGPETLETKIFGRLSAWQNWIFQRPNAAGPEGALRLYGTGRKPNYDRTRV, from the coding sequence ATGGCGCAGAGCGAACAGGCCTTCGACACCGGCGCACAGGCGCCCCGGGTCGACTTCCAGACCCACCCCGACCGCTACCGCCACTGGCGGCTCGAGATCGACGGGCGCATCGCCCTGCTCTCCATGGACGTCCAGGAGGACGGCGGCCTGCGCCCCGGCTACGAGCTCAAGCTCAATTCCTACGACCTCGGGGTGGACATCGAGCTCTACGACGCGGTGCAGCGGCTGCGCTTCGAGCACCCGGAGGTGGGCGCCGTGATCATCGCCTCGGGCAAGGGCGAGTGCTTCTGCGCCGGCGCCAACATCCGCATGCTCGGCCAGTCCAGCCACGAGCACAAGGTCAACTTCTGCAAGTTCACCAACGAGACCCGCCTCGGGATCGAGGACGCCACCGCCCACTCGGGCCAGACCTACCTGACCGTGGTCAACGGCGTCGCCGCCGGCGGCGGCTACGAGCTGGCGCTGGCCACCGACTACATCCTCATGGCCGACGACGGCAGCACCGCGGTCTCCCTGCCGGAGGTGCCGCTGCTGGCGGTGCTGCCAGGCACCGGCGGCCTCACCCGGCTGGTGGACAAGCGCAAGGTGCGCCGCGACCTCGCCGACGTCTTCTGCACCATCGCCGAGGGCATCAAGGGCCGGCGCGCGGTGGAGTGGGGCCTGGTGGACGAGCTGGCGCCGAAGTCGCGCCTGATGGAGGTGGCGCGCGAGCGCGCCGCGGCCTTCGCCGCCCGCTCCGACCGCCCCGCCGACGGCCGCGGGGTGGAGCTTGCGCCCCTCGAGCGGCGGTTCGAGACCGACGCCGTGCACTATCCCCACGTCTCGGTGCGCATCGACCGCGCCCACCGCGTCGCCTACTGGACCGTGCGCGGCCCGCAGGGGCCGCAGCCGCAGGACCCCGAGGGCATCCTCGCCGCGGGGGCCGGCTACTGGCCCCTGGCGCTTGCGCGCGAGCTCGACGACGCCATCCTGCACATGCGCCTCAACGAGGACCGGATCGGCACCTGGGTGCTGCGCACCGAGGGGGACGCGGCGCGGGTGCTGGAGACCGACGCCGTCCTCCTCGCCCACCACGGGCACTGGCTGGTGCGCGAGATCGTCCTCTACCTCAAGCGCACGCTGAAGCGGCTCGACGTCACCTCGCGCAGCCTCTTCGCCTTCATCGAGCCCGGCAGCTGCTTCGCCGGGACCCTCCTCGAGCTGGCCCTGGCCGCCGACCGCAGCTACATGCTCGACGGCACCTTCGAGGACGTGGAGGCCCCGGCCCCCACCGTCGTCCTCGGCGAGATGAACTTCGGTCCCCTGCCCATGGGCAACGGCCTGAGCCGCCTCGAGACCCGCTTCCTCGGCGATCCCGCGCGGGTCGAGGCCCTGCGCTCGCGCATCGGCGAGCCGCTGGACGCCGCTGCGGCGCTGGAGGCCGGCCTCGTCACCTTCGCCCCCGACGACATCGACTGGGAGGACGAGGTCCGCCTCGCGGTGGAGGAACGGGCGAGCTTCTCCCCCGACGCCCTCACCGGCATGGAGGCCAACCTGCGCTTCGCCGGCCCGGAGACCCTGGAGACCAAGATCTTCGGCCGTCTCTCCGCCTGGCAGAACTGGATCTTCCAGCGTCCCAACGCCGCCGGTCCCGAGGGCGCCCTGCGCCTCTACGGCACCGGCCGCAAGCCCAACTACGACCGCACGAGGGTCTGA
- a CDS encoding benzoate-CoA ligase family protein, which yields MRDHTVAVEREHGRTVLRFAPVFNVAVPFIDRHLAEGRADKVAIRTNHGEAVTYRELAEQANRAGNALRALGIGRGERVLMMVKDCPEFFYLFWGAIKAGIVPVPVNTLLRAKDYRFMIEDSGCAAVVYSPEFAAEVEPALAAADPAPAVRLPVTGEGDSLRARMAEAGAELEAVPASATDDCFWLYSSGSTGNPKGAIHRHRDMVVTSQYYGVETLGVREEDVCFSAAKLFFAYGLGNAMTFPLWVGATAVLYDGRPTPQSTFEMIQRFRPTIYYGVPTLYAAQLAALDELAPDLSSVRVCVSAGEALPPEIFQRWKERTGLTILDGIGSTEALHIFISNRIDDVRLGTSGRLVPGYEARIVDEAGNEVPPGESGRLLIRGDSTARAYWNNPEKTAQTMLEGGWLNTGDTYVRDEEGYFHYCGRSDDMMKVGGIWCSPFEIEARLIEHPAVLEAAVVGRPDEQNLVKPEAWIVLKDPAQAGDALRAELLEHCKKGLAPYKYPRWIHFVDELPKTATGKIQRFKLRARPQPQS from the coding sequence ATGCGGGACCACACCGTCGCCGTCGAGCGCGAGCACGGCCGCACCGTGCTGCGCTTCGCGCCCGTCTTTAACGTCGCCGTGCCCTTCATCGACCGCCACCTCGCCGAGGGCCGGGCCGACAAGGTGGCGATCCGGACCAACCACGGCGAGGCCGTCACCTACCGCGAGCTCGCCGAGCAGGCCAACCGCGCCGGCAACGCCCTGCGCGCCCTCGGCATCGGCCGCGGCGAGCGGGTCCTGATGATGGTCAAGGACTGCCCCGAGTTCTTCTACCTCTTCTGGGGCGCCATCAAGGCCGGCATCGTCCCCGTGCCCGTCAACACGCTGCTGCGGGCCAAGGACTACCGCTTCATGATCGAGGACTCGGGCTGCGCCGCCGTGGTCTATTCCCCCGAGTTCGCCGCCGAGGTGGAGCCGGCGCTGGCGGCGGCCGATCCGGCGCCGGCGGTGCGGCTGCCGGTCACCGGCGAGGGCGACAGCCTGCGCGCACGCATGGCCGAGGCCGGCGCCGAGCTCGAGGCGGTGCCCGCGAGCGCCACCGACGACTGCTTCTGGCTCTACTCCTCGGGCTCGACGGGCAACCCCAAGGGGGCGATCCACCGCCACCGCGACATGGTGGTGACGAGCCAGTACTACGGCGTCGAGACCCTGGGGGTGCGTGAGGAGGACGTGTGCTTCTCCGCCGCCAAGCTCTTCTTCGCCTACGGGCTGGGCAACGCCATGACCTTCCCGCTCTGGGTCGGGGCCACCGCGGTCCTCTACGACGGCCGCCCCACGCCGCAGAGCACCTTCGAGATGATCCAGCGCTTCCGCCCCACCATCTACTACGGCGTGCCGACCCTCTACGCGGCGCAGCTCGCCGCCCTCGACGAGCTCGCGCCGGATCTGTCCTCGGTGCGGGTCTGCGTCTCGGCGGGGGAGGCGCTGCCGCCGGAGATCTTCCAGCGCTGGAAGGAGCGCACGGGGCTCACCATCCTGGACGGGATCGGCTCCACCGAGGCGCTGCACATCTTCATCTCCAACCGCATCGACGACGTCCGCCTTGGCACCAGCGGGCGGCTCGTGCCGGGCTACGAGGCGCGCATCGTCGACGAGGCCGGCAACGAGGTCCCGCCCGGCGAGTCCGGGCGGCTCCTGATCCGCGGCGACTCCACCGCCCGCGCCTACTGGAACAACCCCGAGAAGACCGCCCAGACCATGCTCGAGGGCGGCTGGCTCAACACCGGCGACACCTACGTCCGCGACGAGGAGGGCTATTTCCACTACTGCGGCCGCAGCGACGACATGATGAAGGTGGGCGGGATCTGGTGCTCGCCGTTCGAGATCGAGGCCCGCCTCATCGAGCACCCGGCGGTGCTCGAGGCGGCCGTGGTGGGGCGGCCCGACGAGCAGAACCTGGTCAAGCCCGAGGCCTGGATCGTGCTGAAGGATCCGGCGCAGGCGGGCGATGCGCTGCGCGCCGAGCTCCTCGAGCACTGCAAGAAGGGGCTCGCCCCGTACAAGTACCCGCGCTGGATCCACTTCGTCGACGAGCTGCCGAAGACCGCCACCGGCAAGATCCAGCGCTTCAAGCTGCGCGCGCGCCCGCAGCCGCAGTCCTGA
- a CDS encoding CoA transferase subunit A: MEPKLASLREALAAHVRDGDRIVLGACLEPHIPFAATYELIRQGRRDLEVIAPISDASTDILVGAGCVRRVTGAWVGNVSGGLGHNYRRAFEEGIPHRIEVRDHSNFSLGMALMAGAYGMPFAPVRSLLGSDILRSNPELRVIENPLADEPDPVVLVPPLCPDVAVIPVQRADPYGNAHHWGNQGVVQEAALAARKVILLAEEIVEPEVIGADPNRVLFPGFVVTAVVHEPAAVHPSPMTGVWRRDTAFFQDYHARSRTREGFEAWLEEWVLSVPDHAAYRAKLGPRLEALRIRRRVLSPPVNYAGD, translated from the coding sequence GTGGAGCCCAAGCTCGCGAGCCTGCGCGAGGCCCTCGCCGCCCACGTCCGCGACGGCGACCGCATCGTCCTCGGCGCCTGCCTCGAGCCGCACATCCCCTTCGCCGCCACCTACGAGCTCATCCGCCAGGGACGGCGCGACCTGGAGGTGATCGCCCCCATCTCCGACGCCTCCACCGACATCCTCGTCGGTGCGGGCTGCGTGCGACGCGTCACCGGCGCCTGGGTGGGCAACGTCTCGGGCGGTCTCGGGCACAACTACCGGCGCGCCTTCGAGGAGGGGATCCCGCACCGGATCGAGGTGCGCGACCACTCCAACTTCTCGCTGGGCATGGCGCTCATGGCCGGGGCCTACGGCATGCCCTTCGCCCCGGTGCGCTCGCTCCTCGGCTCGGACATCCTGCGCAGCAACCCCGAGCTGCGGGTGATCGAGAACCCGCTCGCCGACGAGCCCGACCCGGTGGTGCTGGTGCCGCCGCTGTGCCCCGACGTGGCGGTGATCCCGGTCCAGCGCGCCGACCCCTACGGCAACGCCCACCACTGGGGCAACCAGGGGGTGGTGCAGGAGGCGGCGCTGGCGGCGCGCAAGGTGATCCTGCTCGCCGAGGAGATCGTGGAGCCGGAGGTGATCGGCGCCGACCCCAACCGCGTGCTCTTCCCCGGCTTCGTGGTCACCGCGGTGGTGCACGAGCCGGCGGCGGTCCACCCCTCGCCCATGACCGGGGTCTGGCGCCGCGACACCGCCTTCTTCCAGGACTACCACGCCCGCTCGCGCACCCGCGAGGGCTTCGAGGCCTGGCTGGAGGAGTGGGTGCTGTCGGTGCCGGACCACGCCGCCTACCGGGCGAAGCTGGGGCCGCGGCTGGAGGCGCTGCGCATCCGCCGCCGCGTCCTCTCGCCCCCCGTCAACTACGCCGGGGACTGA
- a CDS encoding 3-hydroxyacyl-CoA dehydrogenase, translated as MTAIAREATVAVVGAGTMGRGIAQVAAMAGHPVRLHDNRPGAAEAACAEIAQALARLVGTRRMEAQARDAVLARLAPAESLEDLGHAALVVEAIVEDLEAKRSLFAELELLLDDEAIFATNTSSISVTAIAAGLRRPGRVVGMHFFNPAPLMRLVEVVAGLETDPAVVAAVEATARAWGKHPVRARSTPGFIVNRVARPFYGEALLLLEEGAADAATLDAVYRDCGGFRMGPLELTDLIGQDVNAAVTRSVFEAFHHDPRYRPSWLQRELVAAGRLGRKSGRGFYDYAEGAQRPAPAALPPGPPPRRVRIEGCLGYAEGLRGRIRAAGLALEEAEGPEGRIVLDGAVIRPSDGRTATERAAASGEPLLLVDLALDYAETKRLVFAAAGQAGPGALAAAAGLAAALGCEATAVEDSPGLVLLRTVAMLANEAADAVRLGVCSEAGVDEAMRLGVNYPLGPLAWARRIGLAAVVSVLDGLAAWYRDPRYRCSPWLRRAALTAHPDS; from the coding sequence ATGACGGCGATCGCGCGCGAGGCGACGGTGGCGGTGGTGGGGGCCGGGACCATGGGGCGGGGCATCGCCCAGGTGGCGGCGATGGCCGGGCACCCGGTGCGGCTGCACGACAACCGGCCGGGGGCGGCGGAGGCGGCCTGCGCCGAGATCGCGCAGGCGCTCGCCCGCCTCGTGGGGACGAGGCGGATGGAGGCGCAGGCGCGCGATGCGGTGCTGGCGCGGCTCGCCCCCGCCGAGTCGCTGGAGGACCTCGGGCATGCGGCCCTCGTGGTGGAGGCCATCGTCGAGGACCTGGAGGCCAAGCGCAGCCTCTTCGCCGAGCTGGAGCTGCTCCTCGACGACGAGGCCATCTTCGCCACCAACACCTCCTCCATCTCCGTCACCGCCATCGCCGCGGGGCTGCGCCGTCCCGGGCGCGTGGTGGGGATGCACTTCTTCAATCCGGCGCCGCTCATGCGCCTGGTGGAGGTGGTGGCGGGGCTGGAGACGGATCCGGCGGTGGTGGCGGCGGTGGAGGCCACGGCGCGGGCCTGGGGCAAGCACCCGGTGCGGGCGCGCTCGACGCCGGGGTTCATCGTCAACCGCGTGGCGCGGCCCTTCTACGGCGAGGCCCTGCTGCTGCTGGAGGAGGGTGCGGCGGATGCGGCGACGCTGGATGCGGTCTATCGCGACTGCGGCGGCTTCCGCATGGGGCCGCTGGAGCTGACCGACCTCATCGGCCAGGACGTCAACGCCGCGGTGACGCGGTCGGTGTTCGAGGCCTTCCACCACGACCCCCGCTACCGCCCCTCGTGGCTGCAGCGGGAGCTGGTGGCGGCGGGACGGCTCGGCCGAAAGAGCGGGCGCGGGTTCTACGACTACGCCGAGGGGGCGCAGCGGCCGGCGCCGGCCGCGCTGCCGCCCGGGCCGCCGCCGCGCAGGGTGCGCATCGAGGGGTGCCTGGGCTATGCGGAGGGGCTGCGCGGGCGCATCCGCGCCGCCGGGCTCGCGCTGGAGGAGGCGGAGGGGCCGGAGGGGCGGATCGTCCTCGACGGCGCGGTGATCCGGCCGAGCGACGGGCGGACCGCCACCGAGCGGGCGGCGGCCTCGGGCGAGCCGCTGCTGCTCGTGGACCTCGCCCTGGACTATGCGGAAACGAAGCGGCTGGTGTTCGCGGCCGCGGGGCAGGCCGGTCCCGGGGCGCTGGCGGCGGCGGCGGGGCTTGCCGCGGCGCTGGGCTGCGAGGCGACGGCGGTGGAGGACAGCCCGGGTCTGGTCCTCCTGCGCACGGTGGCGATGCTCGCCAACGAGGCCGCCGACGCGGTCCGCCTGGGGGTGTGCTCGGAGGCGGGGGTGGACGAGGCGATGCGGCTCGGCGTCAACTACCCGCTGGGGCCCCTGGCCTGGGCGCGTCGCATCGGCCTCGCCGCCGTGGTCTCGGTCCTCGACGGGCTCGCGGCGTGGTATCGCGATCCGCGCTACCGCTGCTCGCCCTGGCTGCGGCGCGCCGCCCTGACGGCGCACCCGGATTCCTGA
- the pcaF gene encoding 3-oxoadipyl-CoA thiolase has product MSEAYVCDAVRTPIGRYGGALASVRTDDLAAIPIRELIRRHPELDLAAIEDVILGCANQAGEDNRNVGRMAALLAGLPPEVPGLTVNRLCGSGMEAVAVAARAIRAGEADLMIAGGVESMSRAPFVIPKADAPFSRRAEIHDTTIGWRFVNPEMERLYGTDSMPETAENVAELYGISRADQDAFALRSQQRCARAREAGVFAEEIVPVEIPQRRGEPRVVAEDEHPRPDTTMEKLARLPAPFRDGGTVTAGNASGVNDGACALLVASAAAARAHGLEPIARVVATAVAGVEPRIMGIGPAPATRKVLEKTGLTLAEMDVIELNEAFAAQALAVLRLLGLPDDAEHVNPNGGAIALGHPLGMSGARLVTTAAYELRRRGGRYALCTMCIGVGQGIAMILERA; this is encoded by the coding sequence ATGAGCGAGGCGTATGTGTGCGATGCGGTGCGGACCCCCATCGGCCGCTACGGCGGGGCGCTGGCGTCGGTGCGCACCGACGACCTCGCGGCGATCCCGATCCGCGAGCTGATCCGCCGCCATCCGGAGCTGGATCTCGCCGCGATCGAGGACGTGATCCTCGGCTGCGCCAACCAGGCGGGCGAGGACAACCGCAACGTCGGCCGCATGGCGGCGCTGCTCGCGGGGCTGCCGCCGGAGGTGCCGGGGCTGACGGTCAACCGCCTCTGCGGCTCCGGCATGGAGGCGGTGGCGGTGGCGGCGCGGGCCATCCGCGCCGGCGAGGCCGACCTCATGATCGCGGGCGGTGTCGAGAGCATGTCGCGGGCGCCGTTCGTGATCCCCAAGGCCGATGCGCCCTTCTCCCGGCGGGCCGAGATCCACGACACCACTATCGGCTGGCGCTTCGTCAACCCGGAGATGGAGCGCCTCTACGGCACCGACTCGATGCCGGAGACGGCGGAGAACGTGGCCGAGCTCTACGGCATCTCCCGGGCCGACCAGGACGCCTTCGCCCTGCGCAGCCAGCAGCGCTGCGCCCGCGCCCGCGAGGCCGGCGTCTTCGCCGAGGAGATCGTGCCGGTGGAGATCCCCCAGCGCCGGGGCGAGCCGCGGGTGGTGGCGGAGGACGAGCACCCGCGCCCCGACACCACGATGGAGAAGCTCGCGCGCCTGCCGGCGCCCTTCCGCGACGGGGGCACCGTCACCGCCGGCAACGCCTCCGGCGTCAACGACGGCGCCTGCGCGCTGCTCGTCGCCTCGGCGGCGGCGGCGCGGGCCCACGGGCTCGAGCCCATCGCCCGCGTGGTGGCCACCGCCGTGGCGGGGGTGGAGCCGCGGATCATGGGCATCGGGCCGGCGCCGGCCACGCGCAAGGTGCTGGAGAAGACGGGCCTGACCCTGGCGGAGATGGACGTCATCGAGCTCAACGAGGCCTTCGCCGCGCAGGCCCTCGCCGTGCTGCGGCTGCTGGGCCTGCCCGACGACGCCGAGCACGTCAATCCCAACGGCGGCGCCATCGCCCTCGGCCACCCCCTGGGCATGAGCGGGGCGCGGCTGGTGACCACGGCCGCCTACGAGCTGCGCCGCCGCGGCGGGCGCTACGCCCTCTGCACCATGTGCATCGGGGTGGGGCAGGGCATCGCCATGATCCTCGAGCGGGCTTGA
- the boxB gene encoding benzoyl-CoA 2,3-epoxidase subunit BoxB translates to MSAISVDLNARIPNNVNLSENKRLLKALESWQPKFLDWWREMGPVDSERLQVYLRTAVSVDPGGWAHFDYVRMPEYRWGIFLAPPEPDRRIPFGEHKGEPAWQEVPGEYRSVLRRLIVTQGDTEPASVEQQRHLGKTCPSLYDLRNLFQVNVEEGRHLWAMVYLLDAYFGRDGREEAEAMLERHSGDPDKPRILQAFNEPTPDWLSFFMFTFFTDRDGKFQLASLAESGFDPLSRTCRFMLTEEAHHMFVGITGVGRIIQRTCEVMREHRIDDPAEVRGHGVIDLPTIQKYLNFHFSVSLDLFGQELSTNAANYFTAGLKGRFQEAKLEDDHQLKDAEYEIWEVAGDSLRKVRRPALTALNEMLRDQYIADCAKGVERWNRIIREHGIDFELRLPHRAFHRRIGTFSEIQASPDGRLLTQAEWDQHHHEWLPTEADRAYVASLMPEAVREPGKMAHWIAPPARGINDRPVDFEYVRFD, encoded by the coding sequence ATGAGCGCCATCTCCGTCGATCTCAACGCCCGCATCCCCAACAACGTCAACCTCAGCGAGAACAAGCGCCTGCTCAAGGCGCTGGAGTCGTGGCAGCCCAAGTTCCTGGACTGGTGGCGCGAGATGGGCCCGGTGGACAGCGAGCGGCTGCAGGTCTACCTGCGCACCGCGGTCAGCGTCGACCCCGGCGGCTGGGCCCATTTCGACTACGTGCGCATGCCGGAGTACCGCTGGGGCATCTTCCTGGCGCCGCCGGAGCCCGACCGGCGGATCCCCTTCGGCGAGCACAAGGGCGAGCCGGCCTGGCAGGAGGTGCCGGGCGAGTACCGCTCGGTGCTGCGCCGGCTCATCGTGACCCAGGGCGACACCGAGCCGGCCTCGGTGGAGCAGCAGCGCCACCTGGGCAAGACCTGCCCCTCCCTCTACGACCTGCGCAACCTCTTCCAGGTCAACGTCGAGGAGGGGCGCCACCTCTGGGCCATGGTCTACCTGCTGGACGCCTACTTCGGGCGCGACGGGCGCGAGGAGGCCGAGGCCATGCTCGAGCGGCACTCGGGCGACCCCGACAAGCCGCGCATCCTGCAGGCCTTCAACGAGCCCACGCCCGACTGGCTCTCCTTCTTCATGTTCACCTTCTTCACCGACCGCGACGGCAAGTTCCAGCTCGCCTCGCTGGCCGAGTCCGGCTTCGACCCCCTGTCGCGGACCTGCCGCTTCATGCTCACCGAGGAGGCCCACCACATGTTCGTGGGCATCACCGGCGTCGGCCGCATCATCCAGCGCACCTGCGAGGTGATGCGCGAGCATCGCATCGACGATCCGGCCGAGGTGCGCGGCCACGGGGTCATCGACCTGCCCACGATCCAGAAGTACCTCAACTTCCACTTCAGCGTCTCCCTCGACCTCTTCGGCCAGGAGCTCTCCACCAATGCGGCCAATTACTTCACCGCCGGCCTCAAGGGGCGCTTCCAGGAGGCCAAGCTCGAGGACGACCATCAGCTCAAGGACGCCGAGTACGAGATCTGGGAGGTGGCCGGCGACAGCCTGCGCAAGGTCCGCCGCCCGGCGCTGACCGCCCTCAACGAGATGCTGCGCGACCAGTACATCGCCGACTGCGCCAAGGGCGTGGAGCGCTGGAACCGCATCATCCGCGAGCACGGGATCGACTTCGAGCTGCGGCTTCCGCACCGCGCCTTCCACCGGCGCATCGGCACCTTCTCCGAGATCCAGGCCTCCCCGGACGGGCGGCTGCTGACCCAGGCGGAGTGGGACCAGCACCACCACGAGTGGCTGCCCACCGAGGCGGACCGCGCCTACGTCGCCTCCCTCATGCCCGAGGCGGTGCGCGAGCCCGGCAAGATGGCGCACTGGATCGCCCCGCCGGCCCGCGGCATCAACGACAGGCCCGTCGACTTCGAGTACGTGCGCTTCGACTGA
- a CDS encoding ACP phosphodiesterase, with product MNYLGHLYLVRDAADEVLVGTLMGDFVKGRLRGERPPALERAIALHRRVDAFTDGDEAARRSRRRVPAPAGPYRGVLVDVFYDHFLARDWEELTGCGLASFTARVCRALAAAELPAPMAAWARRLCGEDWIGGYARVEGIEAVLVRLARRVRRPQRLAAGIGALRADYAGFEADFRAFLPRVEAMTRAWLAARGGA from the coding sequence TTGAACTATCTCGGCCACCTCTACCTGGTCCGCGACGCCGCCGACGAGGTCCTCGTGGGCACGCTCATGGGCGACTTCGTCAAGGGGCGGCTGCGGGGCGAGCGGCCGCCGGCGCTGGAGCGCGCCATCGCCCTGCACCGCCGGGTCGACGCCTTCACCGACGGCGACGAGGCCGCGCGGCGCAGCCGCCGGCGCGTGCCCGCGCCGGCGGGGCCCTACCGCGGCGTGCTCGTGGACGTCTTCTACGACCACTTCCTCGCCCGCGACTGGGAGGAGCTGACCGGCTGCGGGCTCGCCTCCTTCACGGCGCGGGTGTGCCGGGCGCTGGCGGCGGCGGAGCTGCCCGCGCCCATGGCGGCCTGGGCGCGGCGCCTGTGCGGCGAGGACTGGATCGGCGGCTACGCCCGCGTCGAGGGCATCGAGGCGGTGCTCGTCCGGCTCGCGCGGCGGGTGCGGCGCCCGCAGCGCCTGGCCGCGGGCATCGGCGCCCTGCGCGCCGACTACGCCGGCTTCGAGGCCGACTTTCGCGCCTTCCTGCCCCGGGTGGAGGCGATGACGCGGGCGTGGCTCGCGGCGCGGGGCGGGGCCTGA